Proteins from a genomic interval of Pseudomonas anuradhapurensis:
- a CDS encoding AdeC/AdeK/OprM family multidrug efflux complex outer membrane factor: MTKSLLSLAVTAFILGGCSLIPDYQTPESPVAAQWPQGPAYSPTQSADVAAAEQGWRQFFHDPALQQLIQTALVNNRDLRVAALNIDAYRAQYRIQRADLFPAVSANGSGSRQRVPANMSQTGEAGISSQYSATLGVSAYELDLFGRVRSLTEQALETYLSSEQARRSTQISLVASVANAYYTWQADQALFKLTEETLKTYEESYNLTRRSNEVGVASALDVSQARTAVEGARVKYSQYQRLVAQDVNSLTVLLGTGIPADLPKPLELNADQLAEVPAGLPSDILQRRPDIQEAEHLLKAANANIGAARAAFFPSISLTANAGSLSPDMGHLFSGGQGTWLFQPQINLPIFNAGSLKASLDYSKIQKDINVAKYEKTIQTAFQEVSDGLAARKTFEEQLQAQRDLVQANQDYYRLAERRYRIGIDSNLTFLDAQRNLFSAQQALIGDRLSQLTSEVNLYKALGGGWYEQTGQANQQASVEAPQG; the protein is encoded by the coding sequence ATGACCAAGTCTTTGTTGTCCCTGGCGGTAACCGCTTTCATTCTCGGCGGCTGCTCGCTGATCCCTGACTACCAAACCCCGGAATCGCCGGTGGCCGCGCAGTGGCCGCAAGGCCCTGCCTACTCGCCGACCCAGTCGGCGGACGTTGCCGCTGCCGAACAAGGCTGGCGCCAGTTCTTCCACGATCCGGCGCTGCAACAGCTGATCCAGACCGCGCTGGTGAACAACCGCGACCTGCGTGTGGCGGCGCTGAACATCGATGCCTATCGCGCACAGTACCGCATCCAGCGGGCCGACCTGTTCCCGGCGGTTTCCGCCAACGGCAGCGGCAGCCGCCAACGGGTGCCGGCGAACATGTCGCAAACCGGTGAAGCCGGCATCAGCAGCCAGTACTCGGCCACCCTCGGCGTGAGTGCCTACGAGCTGGACCTGTTCGGCCGCGTACGCAGCCTGACCGAGCAGGCCCTGGAAACCTACCTGTCCAGCGAACAGGCGCGGCGCTCCACGCAGATCAGCCTGGTGGCCAGCGTGGCCAACGCCTACTACACCTGGCAGGCCGACCAGGCGCTGTTCAAGCTGACCGAAGAAACGCTGAAGACCTACGAGGAAAGCTACAACCTCACCCGTCGCAGCAATGAAGTCGGCGTCGCCTCGGCACTCGATGTCAGCCAGGCGCGCACCGCCGTGGAAGGCGCCCGGGTCAAGTACTCGCAGTACCAGCGCCTGGTCGCCCAGGACGTCAACAGCCTGACCGTGCTGCTGGGCACCGGCATCCCCGCCGACCTGCCCAAACCACTGGAGCTCAATGCCGACCAGCTGGCCGAAGTACCGGCCGGCCTGCCGTCGGACATCCTCCAGCGGCGCCCGGACATCCAGGAGGCCGAACACCTGCTCAAGGCCGCCAACGCCAACATCGGCGCGGCCCGTGCAGCGTTCTTCCCGAGCATCAGCCTGACCGCCAATGCCGGCAGCCTGAGCCCGGACATGGGTCACCTGTTCTCGGGTGGCCAAGGTACCTGGCTGTTCCAGCCGCAGATCAACCTGCCGATCTTCAACGCCGGCAGCCTGAAGGCCAGCCTGGACTACTCGAAGATCCAGAAGGACATCAACGTCGCCAAGTACGAGAAAACCATCCAGACGGCCTTCCAGGAAGTCTCCGATGGCCTGGCGGCGCGCAAGACCTTCGAAGAGCAGCTGCAGGCGCAACGCGACCTGGTGCAGGCGAACCAGGACTACTACCGCCTGGCCGAACGCCGCTACCGCATCGGTATCGACAGCAACCTGACCTTCCTCGATGCTCAGCGCAACCTGTTCAGCGCCCAGCAAGCCCTGATCGGCGACCGCCTTTCGCAGCTGACCAGCGAGGTCAACCTGTACAAGGCGCTTGGCGGTGGCTGGTACGAGCAGACCGGGCAGGCCAACCAGCAGGCCTCGGTGGAAGCACCGCAAGGCTGA
- a CDS encoding OprD family porin, producing MSTLQPARQLLPGLLAMSCAFPLFAAEGGFMEDAKATLNLRNFYINRNFVDPAHPQAKAEEWTQSFILDARSGFTQGTVGFGMDVLGLYSVKLDGGKGTTNTHLLPVHDDGRPADDFGRLGVALKAKLSETELKVGEWMPVLPILRSDDGRSLPQTFRGGQLTSKEIAGLTLYAGQFRGNSPRNDASMEDMSLNGKAAFTSDRFNFAGGEYTFNDKRTMIGLWDAQLKDIYRQQYLNLVHSQPLGDWTLGANLGYFTGKEDGAERAGELDNRTASALLSARYQGHTFYVGLQKVSGDNAWMRVNGTSGGTLANDSYNSSFDNAKERSWQVRYDFNFATVGVPGLTLMNRYIKGDNVTAGGVDDGKEWARETELAYVVQSGSFKDLSLKWRNSTMRRDFSTNAFDENRLIVSYPLNLL from the coding sequence ATGAGCACTTTGCAACCCGCACGCCAGCTGCTGCCAGGCCTGTTGGCCATGTCCTGCGCCTTCCCGCTGTTCGCCGCCGAGGGTGGCTTCATGGAAGACGCCAAGGCCACCCTCAACCTGCGCAACTTCTATATCAACCGCAACTTCGTCGACCCGGCCCACCCGCAGGCCAAGGCCGAGGAATGGACGCAAAGCTTCATCCTCGACGCCCGCTCCGGTTTCACCCAGGGTACCGTCGGTTTCGGCATGGACGTATTGGGCCTGTACTCGGTCAAGCTCGACGGCGGCAAAGGCACCACCAACACCCACCTGTTGCCGGTGCACGACGATGGCCGCCCTGCCGATGACTTCGGCCGCCTGGGCGTAGCGCTGAAAGCCAAGCTGTCCGAAACCGAGCTGAAGGTCGGCGAATGGATGCCGGTACTGCCGATCCTGCGCTCGGACGACGGCCGCTCGTTGCCGCAGACCTTCCGCGGTGGCCAGCTGACCTCGAAGGAAATCGCCGGCCTGACCCTGTATGCCGGCCAGTTCCGCGGCAACAGCCCGCGCAACGACGCCAGCATGGAAGACATGTCGCTGAACGGCAAGGCGGCGTTCACCTCCGACCGCTTCAACTTTGCCGGTGGTGAGTACACCTTCAACGACAAGCGCACCATGATTGGCCTGTGGGATGCGCAGCTCAAGGACATCTACCGTCAGCAGTACCTCAACCTGGTGCACAGCCAGCCGCTGGGCGATTGGACCCTGGGCGCCAACCTGGGCTACTTCACCGGCAAGGAAGACGGTGCCGAACGCGCCGGCGAACTGGACAACCGCACCGCCTCGGCGCTGCTTTCGGCACGCTACCAAGGCCACACCTTCTATGTCGGCCTGCAGAAGGTCAGCGGCGACAACGCCTGGATGCGGGTCAACGGCACCAGCGGCGGCACCTTGGCCAACGACAGCTACAACTCCAGCTTCGACAATGCCAAGGAGCGATCCTGGCAGGTACGCTACGACTTCAACTTCGCCACCGTCGGCGTGCCCGGCCTGACCCTGATGAACCGCTACATCAAGGGTGACAACGTCACCGCAGGCGGGGTAGACGACGGCAAGGAATGGGCGCGGGAAACCGAACTGGCCTATGTGGTGCAATCGGGCAGTTTCAAGGACCTGTCGCTGAAATGGCGCAACTCCACCATGCGCCGGGACTTCAGCACCAACGCGTTCGATGAGAACCGGTTGATTGTAAGTTACCCGCTGAACCTGCTTTGA